One segment of Patescibacteria group bacterium DNA contains the following:
- a CDS encoding transglycosylase SLT domain-containing protein, whose amino-acid sequence MNSFFDGKSADIRIVQGCVNFFIQRVNLMLVMAFLAFSAVVALGAWLGEGQVLAAGIDTAKCRADCRIKRIESDRPALTIMNAIEPVDFIDERELDSELLQAEKIFLQQQAVSSGESESVILSQSIEATDSTLVNLELLSPQEVINVYVAFIQRDNHRVSDAEANRWARDFEKWESHYKFPRGILVAIAHTESWHDPNAKSCAEAYGLMQVQYGTGQGVAKRFGLWSEPKFIKPAKNKKEARERVRQVEKFRENLISILKNPEHNIRMGAFVLHYFLVKEKGNWSKALARYSGGAKNYEKKVKEFHAIVWERIELCAKEAVLTSQSLLASLTESPQSASPLS is encoded by the coding sequence ATGAACAGTTTTTTTGATGGCAAATCGGCTGATATTCGGATTGTCCAAGGATGCGTTAACTTTTTCATCCAACGCGTTAATCTGATGTTGGTTATGGCATTTTTAGCGTTTTCTGCCGTTGTGGCGCTGGGTGCCTGGCTGGGCGAAGGCCAAGTTCTGGCGGCCGGCATTGATACCGCAAAATGTCGGGCAGACTGTCGGATTAAACGGATCGAGTCAGATCGGCCGGCCTTAACGATAATGAATGCTATTGAGCCGGTTGATTTTATTGACGAGCGAGAATTGGACTCTGAACTATTGCAGGCAGAGAAGATTTTTCTGCAACAACAAGCAGTCAGTTCAGGCGAGTCCGAGTCAGTGATTCTTAGTCAATCAATTGAGGCGACTGATTCGACCTTGGTTAATTTGGAGTTGTTGTCGCCACAAGAAGTTATTAATGTCTATGTCGCCTTTATTCAACGGGACAACCACCGCGTGTCGGATGCGGAAGCCAACAGGTGGGCGCGTGATTTTGAGAAATGGGAAAGCCATTATAAATTCCCGCGGGGGATTTTAGTGGCGATTGCCCATACCGAATCATGGCATGATCCGAACGCCAAATCTTGCGCCGAAGCGTATGGCTTGATGCAGGTTCAATACGGTACCGGCCAAGGAGTAGCCAAGCGCTTCGGTCTTTGGTCAGAACCGAAGTTCATTAAGCCCGCTAAAAATAAAAAGGAGGCACGGGAAAGAGTTCGTCAAGTGGAGAAATTCCGGGAAAATCTCATTAGTATTCTGAAAAACCCGGAACATAACATTCGCATGGGCGCCTTCGTCTTGCACTATTTTCTGGTTAAGGAAAAGGGCAACTGGTCCAAAGCATTGGCGCGTTACTCCGGTGGCGCCAAAAACTACGAAAAGAAGGTTAAGGAATTCCATGCTATTGTCTGGGAGCGGATTGAATTGTGCGCCAAAGAAGCGGTCTTAACCAGTCAGTCGCTACTGGCATCACTGACTGAGTCGCCCCAGTCCGCATCTCCTTTATCTTAA
- a CDS encoding YciC family protein, translated as MDKNSNVKPILTEPGALLRATWDLYVKNWQKLVILTLIPMIIMGIATLLAWVLGIIRYLPASEAQVAKVTDPVISSLGFSFVTAGGFDALPLWGKIILVIIVCILGLAVSLSMVIGQLLILKSDGKLSLTEAIKGSVKYWVKYFVVGLLFGLIIVGGLILFIIPGFLWAVIFCLASVILIFEDTSIIGSLKRSRELTKGYWWAVFGRLLLWLLVVFLVSFIAGLLRLANQEVATILLDLAQLVLGPMYLIYIILLYQSLQQIKK; from the coding sequence ATGGATAAAAATTCAAACGTTAAGCCGATATTAACGGAACCCGGCGCTCTGTTAAGGGCGACTTGGGATTTGTACGTAAAAAATTGGCAAAAACTAGTTATTTTAACCTTGATTCCCATGATTATTATGGGAATTGCGACTCTGCTGGCTTGGGTGCTGGGAATAATCCGTTATTTGCCGGCCAGTGAGGCTCAAGTCGCCAAAGTTACTGATCCTGTTATTTCTTCTCTAGGCTTCTCTTTCGTTACTGCCGGCGGTTTTGACGCCTTACCTTTATGGGGCAAGATCATTCTGGTAATCATAGTGTGTATTTTAGGGCTGGCAGTGTCGCTATCAATGGTGATCGGCCAGTTGTTAATTTTGAAGTCGGATGGAAAATTAAGTTTAACGGAAGCGATTAAGGGCTCAGTGAAGTATTGGGTTAAATATTTTGTTGTCGGTTTGCTTTTCGGTTTGATTATTGTCGGCGGTCTGATTCTATTCATCATACCGGGATTTCTTTGGGCGGTAATATTCTGCTTGGCGTCGGTGATTCTAATTTTTGAGGATACATCGATTATTGGTTCGCTTAAACGAAGCCGGGAACTGACTAAGGGTTATTGGTGGGCGGTTTTCGGCCGATTGCTTTTGTGGCTCTTGGTGGTATTCTTGGTTTCTTTTATTGCCGGCTTATTGCGTCTAGCCAATCAGGAAGTCGCTACGATCTTATTGGATTTAGCCCAACTGGTTTTGGGTCCGATGTATTTGATCTACATTATCTTGCTATATCAATCATTGCAACAAATTAAAAAGTAG
- a CDS encoding GIY-YIG nuclease family protein, whose protein sequence is MNLKEKAKKLPLSPGVYRWLDGKGKILYIGRATNLRHRVLQYFRPDMELRIGEMVSLAKNIKYNKTDSVLEAIILEANLIKKFWPKYNVKDKDDRSFAYVVIAKSDWPKPIIVRGKDLGKYSPGRAHIFGPYLNATLIKNALRIIRRLFPYSTCQPGSGQPCFDYQIGLCPGACVSAITPQEYKKNIRNIIWLFEGKKKQLVKKLAKENPELSGAFRHISDASLISRDEISGNGGVGRIEAYDVSHLSGKETVGAMAVFIGDQPDKSQYRLFNIKTVTNNDVQALEEMISRRLNHPEWPLPDLFLVDGGRPQINQISKLFKKLKVVKPLLGLSKFGGDKLVYSAGTPKNVRELAVNMLITLKQARDEAHRFGNSARQKKMRIR, encoded by the coding sequence ATGAATCTCAAAGAAAAAGCTAAAAAACTGCCACTATCTCCGGGTGTCTATCGTTGGTTAGATGGTAAAGGCAAAATATTATATATCGGACGCGCCACCAATCTGCGCCATCGGGTTTTGCAATATTTCCGTCCGGATATGGAATTGCGGATAGGGGAGATGGTATCCTTAGCCAAAAATATAAAATATAATAAGACTGATTCCGTTTTGGAAGCGATAATCTTGGAAGCTAATCTTATTAAAAAATTCTGGCCCAAGTATAATGTCAAAGACAAAGACGACCGCTCGTTTGCTTACGTCGTGATCGCCAAAAGCGATTGGCCCAAGCCCATAATCGTCCGAGGCAAGGATTTGGGGAAATATTCGCCAGGGCGAGCGCATATTTTCGGGCCATACCTTAACGCCACCTTGATTAAGAATGCTTTGCGGATCATCAGACGACTTTTCCCTTATTCCACTTGTCAGCCCGGCAGCGGCCAGCCTTGTTTTGATTATCAAATCGGCTTATGTCCGGGCGCTTGCGTTTCAGCTATTACGCCCCAGGAGTACAAAAAGAATATCAGAAACATTATCTGGCTGTTTGAAGGCAAAAAAAAGCAGTTAGTAAAAAAATTAGCTAAAGAGAATCCGGAACTATCCGGGGCTTTCCGCCACATTTCCGACGCTTCATTAATCAGTCGAGATGAAATATCCGGCAACGGCGGTGTCGGACGGATTGAGGCGTATGATGTTTCTCACTTATCGGGTAAAGAAACTGTCGGCGCCATGGCTGTATTTATCGGCGATCAGCCGGACAAATCGCAGTATCGTTTATTCAACATAAAAACAGTGACCAACAATGACGTGCAAGCATTGGAAGAAATGATCAGTCGCCGTCTTAACCATCCGGAATGGCCCCTGCCCGATCTATTTTTGGTTGACGGCGGCCGTCCGCAAATCAATCAGATCAGTAAACTGTTCAAAAAATTGAAAGTTGTCAAACCGCTTCTGGGTTTATCCAAATTTGGCGGAGATAAACTGGTTTATTCCGCCGGTACCCCCAAAAACGTCCGGGAGTTGGCTGTTAATATGCTGATTACTTTAAAACAGGCCCGGGATGAAGCGCATCGTTTCGGCAATTCGGCTCGCCAGAAAAAAATGAGAATTCGCTAA
- a CDS encoding 50S ribosomal protein L27, which yields MSTKKAGGSTRLGRDSNAQRLGIKLYGGETAQSGNIIVRQRGTHYRAGNGTKQAKDDSIFAVQTGKVGFNKKKVKKFTGKLEYAQVVSVQ from the coding sequence ATGTCAACAAAAAAAGCAGGCGGCAGTACAAGATTAGGCCGAGATTCCAATGCGCAACGCTTAGGCATTAAGCTTTACGGAGGCGAAACCGCCCAGTCCGGCAATATTATCGTGCGCCAACGCGGTACACATTATCGCGCCGGCAATGGCACCAAACAAGCCAAGGATGATTCCATTTTTGCCGTTCAAACGGGTAAGGTTGGCTTTAACAAAAAGAAAGTCAAAAAGTTTACCGGTAAGCTTGAGTACGCTCAGGTTGTTTCTGTGCAATAA